One Thermococcus sp. genomic region harbors:
- a CDS encoding stage II sporulation protein M produces the protein MKRVWRYLLYLSFVFLLGLLAGIAYAYSNPQNAGAFVGRLAREIGPLSPDPFKNFLRIFVHNSMVALMVLLSGLFFGIGPWLMVGFNGVVVGIVSGFLSIEGFPAEKLFLGLVPHGIFEIPGFLLAGAAGLEWYRRIREAEEASEGFKKGVKIALKLYLLTLLLLLIAAFVEAYVTPKVAGLG, from the coding sequence GTGAAGCGGGTCTGGAGGTATCTGCTTTACCTCTCGTTTGTCTTTCTTCTGGGCCTGTTGGCTGGTATTGCCTACGCCTACTCGAACCCGCAAAACGCGGGCGCCTTCGTGGGCAGGCTAGCCCGGGAGATAGGGCCCCTATCTCCGGACCCCTTTAAGAACTTCCTCAGGATATTCGTCCACAACTCAATGGTTGCCCTGATGGTTCTCCTATCGGGCCTGTTCTTCGGCATCGGCCCATGGCTCATGGTGGGCTTCAACGGTGTGGTCGTTGGCATCGTCTCAGGATTCCTGTCCATTGAGGGCTTTCCGGCGGAGAAGCTGTTCCTCGGACTCGTCCCCCATGGCATCTTTGAGATTCCCGGCTTTCTCCTCGCGGGCGCTGCCGGGCTTGAGTGGTACAGGAGGATAAGGGAAGCCGAAGAAGCCAGCGAAGGCTTCAAAAAGGGTGTAAAGATCGCATTGAAGCTTTACCTGCTGACCCTTCTGCTCCTCCTAATTGCGGCGTTCGTAGAGGCTTACGTAACCCCCAAGGTTGCCGGTCTCGGGTGA
- a CDS encoding ATP-binding protein yields MRFYGSRGGKELLAGVAYAYDSLENLGFVFTGSEVGLLHNFLGLDDYSSPLYGRIYEEVEVKPFTRELSQEFLRRGFEEVDMSVPEGEIETAVGELDGIPGWLVEFGFHYWKRGDFERALDMTMRKARALIREELKELEKRSGRYSLILRAIAIGLTSWSAIKDYVEVKAGPVTNARLSELLRNLEKMGWITRENGKYRIIDPVVENVLKE; encoded by the coding sequence CTGAGGTTTTACGGTTCAAGGGGAGGAAAGGAACTTTTAGCGGGTGTAGCGTATGCGTACGACTCTCTTGAGAACTTGGGCTTCGTTTTCACAGGCTCTGAGGTAGGCCTTCTCCACAACTTCCTTGGCCTCGACGACTACTCAAGTCCGCTCTACGGGAGGATATACGAGGAGGTTGAGGTCAAACCCTTCACCAGAGAACTCTCCCAAGAGTTCCTCAGGAGGGGCTTTGAGGAAGTTGACATGAGCGTCCCAGAGGGAGAAATAGAAACCGCCGTTGGAGAACTCGACGGAATTCCCGGCTGGCTGGTCGAGTTCGGTTTCCACTACTGGAAGAGGGGGGACTTCGAGAGGGCCCTCGACATGACGATGAGAAAGGCCCGGGCCCTCATCAGGGAGGAACTGAAAGAGCTGGAAAAGAGGAGCGGGAGGTATTCACTCATTCTCAGGGCGATAGCTATAGGGCTGACCAGCTGGAGTGCCATTAAGGACTACGTGGAGGTCAAAGCGGGCCCAGTAACAAACGCAAGACTGAGCGAACTCCTGAGAAACTTGGAAAAGATGGGGTGGATAACTAGGGAAAACGGGAAGTACAGGATTATAGATCCCGTCGTGGAAAATGTGTTGAAGGAGTAG
- a CDS encoding Na+/H+ antiporter subunit E, giving the protein MEEASRASKFAYTVIVLFGIWLLLTASLDTQELATGFVLSLIVAALTYDVFTKAGLANLHPRRVAYAIAYLPYFLWAMIMANLDVAYRVLHPKRPIRPGIVKCRTVLKSDTGKLSLANSITLTPGTITLDVDGDNYFIHWIWVQDDVLKAETDEEHVRNASRHITQPFEKFLKVIFG; this is encoded by the coding sequence ATGGAAGAAGCAAGTCGCGCCAGTAAGTTCGCGTACACGGTAATCGTGCTGTTTGGTATATGGCTCCTTCTAACGGCGAGCCTTGACACGCAGGAGCTCGCAACGGGCTTCGTGCTGTCCCTTATAGTTGCGGCCCTGACCTACGACGTCTTCACAAAGGCCGGTCTGGCGAACCTCCATCCAAGGAGGGTTGCCTACGCCATAGCTTACCTCCCGTACTTCCTGTGGGCAATGATAATGGCCAACCTCGACGTAGCGTACCGCGTCCTCCACCCAAAGAGGCCGATACGGCCGGGCATAGTGAAGTGTAGAACAGTCCTTAAGAGCGACACCGGAAAGCTCTCCCTAGCGAACTCGATAACCCTGACCCCGGGAACTATAACCCTCGATGTCGACGGGGACAACTACTTCATACACTGGATATGGGTTCAGGATGACGTTCTCAAGGCCGAGACCGATGAGGAGCACGTTAGGAACGCCTCTAGGCACATAACCCAGCCCTTTGAAAAGTTCCTGAAGGTGATCTTCGGATGA
- a CDS encoding arginine--tRNA ligase, which yields MAYREIQERARLALREALKEMLSEEGKNWEGEITFDDTPSLELGDFGTAAAFQLARVFRRAPKLIAEELVKRVEKNLPEGILEVKAVNGYINFYVDYSYFGKALMEEILEKGKAYGESNVGKGKKVIVEHTSVNPTKPLHMGHARNAVLGDTMARIMRKLGYTVEVQNYIDDLGVQFAQVLWGYLHLKEEFERIEAELREKGLKEDFIDHVMGLLYVEVNKRLEENPEVDKQVRELMKKLEEGKGEIAETGRKLAERVVKAQMLTTYRMGITYDLLSWESDIVRSGIFSEAYELIEANENFFWAKEGKYKGAFVMDLRKLFPDMKNPFLVLRRSDGTATYTGKDIAYHLWKFGKVKADMLYKLWDKLGNHETWTTAPDGKEMPGKFGRADIVINVIGAEQRHPQMAIKYALQLLGFEDSAENFHHLAYEHVIREEGKFSGRKGTWVGFTVDEVLNEAVQRARELVEQKNPSLSDAEKDEIAEAVGVGAVRFNLVKYSPDKIITFRWDDVLNFEGESAPYIQYAHARCASIIRKAEENGIDTDWKSLLEKADFTKLTNREKELIKLLAKFPEVIEQAGRDIKPHLIPAYLNELASLFNRFYMDHPVLKAEEGIREERLLLVLAVKQVLRNGLEILGIEAPERM from the coding sequence ATGGCGTATAGGGAGATTCAGGAAAGGGCGAGGCTCGCTCTCAGGGAAGCCTTAAAGGAGATGCTCAGCGAGGAGGGGAAGAATTGGGAAGGCGAGATAACCTTCGACGACACCCCAAGTCTTGAGTTGGGCGACTTCGGAACGGCAGCTGCTTTCCAGCTCGCGAGGGTCTTCAGGAGGGCTCCAAAGCTCATAGCCGAAGAGCTGGTTAAGAGGGTGGAGAAAAACCTCCCGGAGGGAATACTGGAGGTAAAGGCGGTAAACGGTTACATAAACTTCTACGTTGACTACTCCTACTTCGGGAAGGCCCTCATGGAGGAAATCCTTGAGAAGGGAAAAGCATACGGCGAGAGCAACGTGGGGAAGGGTAAGAAGGTCATCGTCGAGCACACCTCGGTAAATCCGACCAAACCCCTACACATGGGTCACGCGAGGAACGCCGTTTTAGGCGATACAATGGCAAGGATAATGAGAAAGCTCGGCTACACCGTCGAGGTTCAGAACTACATAGATGACCTTGGAGTCCAGTTCGCCCAGGTTCTCTGGGGCTACCTCCACCTTAAGGAAGAGTTCGAGAGGATTGAGGCTGAGTTAAGGGAGAAGGGTCTCAAGGAGGACTTCATAGACCATGTGATGGGCCTGCTCTACGTCGAGGTGAACAAAAGACTTGAGGAGAATCCAGAGGTGGACAAGCAAGTCCGCGAGCTGATGAAGAAGCTCGAAGAGGGCAAGGGAGAGATAGCCGAAACCGGCAGAAAGCTGGCCGAGAGGGTTGTTAAGGCCCAGATGCTGACCACATACCGCATGGGAATAACCTATGATTTGCTCAGCTGGGAGAGTGACATAGTGAGGAGCGGAATTTTCAGCGAAGCCTACGAGCTCATTGAGGCCAACGAGAACTTCTTCTGGGCGAAGGAAGGCAAATACAAGGGCGCCTTCGTGATGGATTTGAGAAAGCTCTTTCCAGACATGAAGAACCCGTTTTTGGTACTCAGGAGGAGCGACGGGACTGCAACCTACACGGGCAAGGACATAGCCTATCACCTCTGGAAGTTCGGTAAAGTTAAGGCAGACATGCTCTACAAGCTCTGGGATAAGCTGGGGAACCACGAGACATGGACGACTGCCCCGGACGGAAAGGAGATGCCCGGGAAGTTCGGAAGGGCCGATATAGTCATCAACGTGATCGGCGCGGAGCAGAGACACCCACAGATGGCCATAAAGTACGCCCTCCAGCTTCTCGGCTTCGAGGATTCAGCCGAGAACTTCCACCACCTGGCTTATGAGCACGTGATAAGGGAGGAAGGCAAGTTTTCGGGAAGGAAGGGAACGTGGGTCGGATTCACCGTTGACGAGGTGCTCAACGAAGCAGTTCAGAGGGCGAGGGAGCTGGTAGAGCAGAAGAACCCGAGCCTGAGCGATGCTGAGAAGGACGAGATAGCGGAAGCGGTTGGCGTCGGCGCGGTGCGCTTCAACCTCGTCAAGTACAGTCCCGACAAGATTATCACCTTCCGCTGGGACGACGTTCTGAACTTCGAGGGTGAGAGCGCCCCGTACATCCAGTACGCCCACGCCCGGTGTGCCTCAATAATTAGGAAAGCCGAGGAGAACGGCATAGACACAGACTGGAAGAGCCTCCTTGAGAAGGCGGACTTTACAAAGCTCACCAACCGCGAGAAGGAACTAATAAAGCTCCTTGCCAAGTTCCCTGAGGTTATAGAGCAGGCAGGCAGGGACATTAAGCCACACCTGATTCCAGCCTATCTCAACGAGCTCGCCTCTCTCTTCAACAGGTTCTACATGGACCACCCCGTGCTCAAGGCCGAGGAGGGAATCAGGGAGGAGAGACTACTCCTCGTTTTGGCGGTCAAGCAGGTTCTTAGGAACGGTTTGGAGATTCTCGGCATAGAGGCCCCGGAGAGGATGTGA
- the wecB gene encoding non-hydrolyzing UDP-N-acetylglucosamine 2-epimerase, whose product MKPALVFGTRPEIIKLAPVIRGFLERGIKPLLIHTGQHYDYEMSSVFLRELELPPIDYHLEVGSGTQAEQTGKAMIGIERVLMEERPDVTIVQGDTNTVLAGALASVKLKIPVAHVEAGLRSFDRTMPEEINRILADHASDVLFPPTEEARKNLEREGITENVYVTGNTIVDAVLQNSAVAERKSDILERLSLRPGEYILLTAHRAENTDSRENLSRLVEVLESLPMRTVYPMHPRTRKRLVEFGLWERVSSIEHLIVTKPLGYLDFLKLEKNAFAVMTDSGGVQEEAIILNVPCLTLRYNTERPETVKAGGNILVGLEKERVLHYLDLLINDSDFYERMRDAENPFGDGKAGERITEILLGLYERGELRVKSSRFI is encoded by the coding sequence TTGAAGCCTGCTCTGGTCTTCGGCACGAGGCCCGAGATAATAAAGCTCGCCCCCGTGATAAGGGGCTTCCTTGAGAGGGGAATTAAGCCACTCCTTATTCACACCGGTCAGCACTACGACTACGAGATGAGTAGCGTCTTCCTCAGGGAGCTTGAACTGCCCCCCATTGATTACCACCTTGAGGTTGGCTCCGGGACTCAGGCGGAGCAGACCGGAAAGGCGATGATTGGGATCGAGAGGGTTCTCATGGAGGAGAGGCCCGACGTTACGATAGTTCAAGGAGACACCAACACGGTTTTGGCTGGAGCCCTCGCGAGCGTCAAGCTTAAAATCCCCGTTGCACACGTTGAAGCAGGACTGAGGAGCTTTGACCGAACTATGCCCGAGGAGATAAACAGGATTCTCGCCGACCACGCGAGCGATGTCCTCTTCCCCCCAACCGAGGAAGCAAGAAAAAACCTTGAGAGAGAGGGCATAACCGAGAACGTCTACGTGACGGGCAACACGATAGTGGATGCCGTCCTCCAGAACTCGGCCGTTGCTGAGAGGAAGAGCGACATCCTGGAAAGGCTTTCCCTCAGGCCGGGTGAGTACATCCTCTTAACAGCCCACAGGGCGGAAAACACCGACAGCAGGGAGAACCTGAGCAGGCTTGTTGAGGTACTCGAATCCCTTCCCATGAGGACCGTTTACCCGATGCACCCGAGGACGAGGAAGAGGCTTGTGGAGTTCGGCCTCTGGGAGAGAGTTAGCTCGATTGAGCACCTCATCGTAACCAAGCCCCTTGGCTACCTTGATTTCCTCAAGCTTGAGAAGAACGCCTTCGCCGTAATGACGGACTCCGGTGGCGTTCAGGAGGAGGCGATAATCCTCAACGTTCCCTGCCTGACCCTCCGCTACAACACCGAGAGGCCGGAGACCGTTAAGGCCGGTGGGAACATATTGGTTGGCCTTGAGAAGGAGAGAGTTCTCCACTACCTTGACCTCCTCATCAACGATTCGGACTTTTACGAGAGGATGAGAGATGCCGAGAACCCCTTCGGGGACGGCAAGGCCGGGGAGAGGATAACCGAGATACTCCTCGGACTTTACGAGAGGGGGGAACTGAGAGTAAAAAGCTCAAGGTTCATTTAG
- a CDS encoding radical SAM protein yields MIELRLPHSRFEDMGEKVRLIWRETLYADFDKSEIERAIRKKFRVSPEISVRDGALVINTDNEKVEGYVALYIQNNLGGLLRNRYTRRKVIYIHEGLDVPLLGYNAFGLIDRGTNLIQIRGVSGCNLSCIFCSVDEGPYSRTRKLDYVVDIDYLMKWFNDVARIKGRGLEAHLDGQGEPLIYPFRVELVQALREHPNVSVISMQSNGTLLNDKLVEELAEAGLDRVNLSLHSLNPEKAKMLMGMKSYDLEHVLDMAEALVNAGIDVLIAPVIIFGINDDEAEAFIEFARKIGAGKRWPALGFQNYVPYKFGRNPTIAKVKPFKEFYAWLRKLEEKTGMKPLVLKPIHFGMEKREFIPLAFRPGEIVKAEVVLPGRIEGEMLAKARNRLIEVVGTKAEIGDRIRVRIVRTRHGIYIGTEV; encoded by the coding sequence ATGATTGAGCTCAGACTTCCACACTCAAGGTTCGAAGATATGGGCGAGAAGGTCAGGCTCATCTGGCGCGAGACGCTCTACGCGGATTTCGACAAAAGCGAGATTGAGAGGGCAATAAGAAAGAAGTTTCGGGTCTCCCCCGAGATAAGCGTCCGCGACGGTGCGCTGGTCATCAACACCGACAACGAGAAGGTCGAGGGCTACGTGGCACTGTATATCCAGAACAACCTTGGAGGGCTCCTCAGGAACCGCTACACGCGGAGAAAGGTCATCTACATCCACGAGGGCCTTGACGTCCCGCTCCTCGGCTACAACGCCTTCGGTCTGATAGACAGGGGGACGAACCTGATACAGATCAGGGGAGTAAGCGGATGCAACCTAAGCTGCATCTTCTGTTCCGTTGACGAGGGCCCCTATTCGAGAACCAGAAAGCTCGACTACGTCGTTGACATAGACTACCTCATGAAGTGGTTTAATGACGTTGCCAGAATAAAGGGGAGGGGCCTTGAGGCTCACCTCGACGGCCAGGGTGAGCCTTTAATTTACCCATTCAGGGTGGAGCTCGTTCAGGCTCTTCGCGAGCACCCGAACGTCTCCGTCATCTCGATGCAGAGCAACGGGACTCTCTTGAATGACAAGCTCGTTGAAGAGCTGGCTGAGGCCGGGCTGGACAGGGTAAACCTCTCGCTACACTCCCTCAACCCGGAGAAGGCCAAGATGCTGATGGGAATGAAGAGCTACGACCTTGAGCACGTTCTGGACATGGCGGAGGCTCTGGTCAACGCCGGAATCGACGTTCTTATCGCTCCAGTCATAATCTTCGGCATCAACGACGACGAGGCGGAGGCCTTCATAGAGTTCGCTCGAAAAATAGGCGCTGGAAAGCGCTGGCCGGCTTTGGGCTTCCAGAACTACGTCCCCTACAAGTTCGGTAGAAATCCAACTATAGCAAAGGTAAAGCCCTTCAAGGAGTTTTACGCCTGGCTGAGAAAGCTGGAGGAGAAGACTGGCATGAAGCCTCTAGTCCTCAAGCCGATCCACTTTGGAATGGAGAAGAGGGAATTTATCCCTCTAGCATTCAGGCCGGGGGAAATAGTTAAAGCTGAGGTAGTGCTCCCCGGGAGGATAGAGGGGGAAATGCTCGCAAAGGCCAGAAACAGGCTCATTGAAGTCGTTGGCACAAAGGCCGAAATTGGAGACAGGATAAGGGTGAGGATTGTAAGGACGAGGCACGGGATTTACATCGGGACTGAGGTCTGA
- a CDS encoding dihydrodipicolinate synthase family protein, which produces MQGVIVPLVTPFNGDYSIDVPALEEHVEYLQKAGVHGIFVNATTGEFTSLSREERKFLAEKGRELITSAFYLMGTASSNTFEVIELTMHAQDIGADYVVIAPPYYCPLSEEALFKHYAMVAEKVDIPIILYNIPSCANPLSVPLIKRLALEYPNIAGVKETIDSINHIRDVILEVKGERKDFKVFTGLDGHFLNTLILGGDGGIMACANFAPELHLAVWKAFQEKRFEEAFDGARKLAKLSKIYNFALSFASAIKLAMSIMGFSIKPVLRPPYVIDGKEKREEIKKLLEEVLVQRH; this is translated from the coding sequence ATGCAAGGCGTTATAGTGCCCCTTGTTACTCCGTTCAACGGGGACTACTCCATAGACGTCCCGGCCCTTGAGGAGCACGTCGAGTACCTTCAGAAGGCCGGCGTGCATGGAATATTCGTCAACGCGACAACCGGCGAGTTCACGAGCCTTAGCAGGGAAGAGAGGAAGTTTCTGGCCGAGAAGGGCCGTGAACTGATAACTTCGGCTTTCTACCTCATGGGAACAGCATCTTCGAACACCTTCGAGGTTATCGAACTCACCATGCATGCCCAAGACATCGGGGCAGATTACGTCGTCATAGCACCGCCATACTACTGCCCCCTGAGCGAGGAGGCGCTCTTTAAACACTACGCAATGGTGGCCGAGAAAGTGGATATTCCCATTATACTCTACAACATCCCCTCCTGTGCCAACCCCCTGAGCGTTCCCCTTATCAAGCGCCTCGCCCTTGAGTACCCGAACATCGCTGGCGTTAAGGAGACGATAGATAGTATAAACCACATCAGAGACGTCATCCTCGAAGTCAAAGGCGAGAGGAAGGACTTTAAGGTCTTTACCGGCCTCGACGGGCACTTCCTCAACACGCTCATCCTCGGAGGTGACGGAGGGATAATGGCCTGCGCCAACTTTGCCCCAGAGCTTCACCTCGCGGTGTGGAAGGCCTTTCAGGAGAAGCGCTTTGAGGAGGCCTTTGATGGGGCAAGAAAGCTGGCGAAGCTCTCGAAGATCTACAACTTCGCTTTGTCCTTCGCCTCGGCGATAAAGCTGGCAATGTCCATCATGGGCTTCTCGATAAAGCCCGTTCTGAGGCCACCGTATGTGATTGACGGGAAGGAGAAGAGAGAAGAGATAAAGAAGTTGCTGGAGGAAGTTTTGGTCCAGCGTCACTGA
- a CDS encoding regulator: protein MWGKIEHYFDEYPVRKQIAKTLLKYGLRVSDDMKIKAGNIEVPYTKIAKALDVDRRVVKETVGMILKIPELRDIYMNLEPTVHMKYVGRHVGYGVIEIEPEPRAIGILAKIAQKIAEREINIVQVVAEDPELYPEATLTIITEKPIPGDLINELSKLEGVKRISIY, encoded by the coding sequence ATGTGGGGTAAGATAGAACATTACTTTGATGAATATCCCGTGAGAAAGCAGATAGCAAAGACCCTGCTCAAGTACGGTCTCAGAGTCTCGGACGACATGAAGATTAAGGCCGGCAACATAGAGGTTCCCTATACCAAGATAGCCAAGGCCCTCGACGTTGACAGGAGGGTTGTAAAGGAAACCGTTGGCATGATTCTCAAGATACCGGAGCTGAGGGACATATACATGAACCTTGAGCCAACAGTTCATATGAAGTACGTTGGAAGACATGTTGGCTATGGGGTAATAGAAATAGAACCCGAGCCGAGGGCCATAGGAATACTTGCAAAGATAGCCCAGAAGATAGCGGAGCGCGAAATAAACATCGTCCAGGTTGTGGCCGAGGACCCGGAGCTCTACCCTGAGGCAACGCTGACGATAATCACAGAGAAGCCAATACCCGGAGACCTCATCAACGAGCTCTCGAAGCTTGAGGGAGTTAAGAGGATTTCGATATACTAG
- a CDS encoding monovalent cation/H+ antiporter complex subunit F translates to MIGINIYLALIAIATLLSTYRVFRGPTTVDRLVAVDIMTTITTGLMVLFALYYGRMIYISVALVYALLAFGGVIAFARYLEGGL, encoded by the coding sequence ATGATAGGGATAAACATCTACCTCGCGTTAATAGCGATAGCGACGCTCCTCAGCACCTACAGGGTCTTTAGAGGGCCAACGACCGTCGACAGGCTCGTTGCGGTGGATATAATGACGACGATAACCACCGGGCTGATGGTTCTCTTCGCCCTCTACTACGGCAGGATGATATACATCAGCGTTGCCCTGGTTTACGCCCTGCTGGCCTTCGGCGGTGTTATAGCCTTCGCAAGATATCTGGAGGGAGGCCTATGA
- a CDS encoding UDP-N-acetyl-D-mannosamine dehydrogenase produces the protein MLGESMEFREIAVIGLGYIGLPTAIMFANSGLKVIGYEIREEVVEKINAGRAHISEPEINTLLKRAVESGNLRATSNPEDIKGKDAYIICVQTPLKSDGSPDLSYLESAVDTVAGAMEKGALIVIESTVPPMTTLRMAERIKRATGMKAGRDFYMVHAPERVMPGRIFKELVYNSRIFGGITPDGAELAEKLYRAFVKGRTFKTSSTVSEVVKLMENTFRDVNIALANEFAFLAHQYGINVFEAIELANTHPRVRIHTPGIGVGGHCLPKDPHLLLWPAREDFGLIRLAREINDSMPLFTKDLLFSALRELNIPPGEAVIAVLGLAYKGDSDDTRNSPALAFVDAIKDDVGEVRTYDPFVGGTAGTLEEALEGADAAVIATDHSAFREINWDEAGKLMRARILVDGRHVVERPPRGFLFKGIGRGDL, from the coding sequence ATGCTCGGTGAGAGCATGGAGTTCAGGGAAATAGCGGTGATAGGCCTTGGATACATCGGCCTCCCAACGGCGATAATGTTCGCAAACTCCGGCCTTAAGGTCATAGGCTATGAAATCAGGGAGGAGGTCGTTGAGAAGATAAACGCCGGAAGGGCCCACATCTCCGAGCCCGAGATAAACACCCTCCTAAAGAGGGCCGTAGAGTCCGGAAACCTGAGGGCCACCTCAAATCCAGAGGATATAAAGGGCAAGGACGCCTACATAATATGCGTTCAGACGCCACTGAAAAGTGATGGCTCACCGGACCTGAGCTATCTGGAGAGCGCCGTGGATACGGTTGCCGGGGCCATGGAAAAGGGGGCCCTCATAGTCATAGAGAGCACCGTGCCCCCGATGACCACCCTCAGGATGGCCGAGAGAATTAAGAGGGCCACAGGTATGAAGGCCGGAAGGGACTTCTACATGGTTCACGCGCCGGAAAGGGTCATGCCGGGAAGAATCTTCAAAGAGCTGGTCTACAACTCCCGCATATTCGGTGGCATAACCCCTGATGGTGCAGAGCTCGCGGAAAAGCTCTATCGGGCCTTTGTGAAGGGAAGAACCTTCAAGACCAGCTCGACCGTCAGCGAGGTGGTCAAGCTCATGGAGAACACATTCCGCGACGTTAACATAGCCCTTGCAAACGAGTTCGCCTTTCTGGCCCATCAGTATGGCATAAACGTCTTCGAGGCGATTGAACTTGCCAACACCCATCCGAGGGTCAGGATACACACGCCTGGCATAGGCGTTGGTGGCCACTGCCTTCCGAAGGATCCACACCTGCTTCTCTGGCCCGCCAGGGAGGATTTTGGATTGATAAGGCTCGCGAGGGAGATAAACGACTCAATGCCCCTCTTCACCAAGGATTTGCTCTTTTCCGCCCTCAGGGAGCTGAATATCCCGCCGGGGGAGGCCGTTATAGCGGTTCTCGGCCTTGCCTACAAGGGCGACAGCGACGACACCAGAAACTCCCCCGCACTGGCCTTTGTGGATGCTATAAAGGACGATGTTGGTGAGGTGAGAACCTATGACCCCTTCGTCGGCGGGACTGCAGGTACTCTTGAGGAGGCCCTTGAGGGGGCCGATGCGGCGGTAATAGCGACCGACCACTCGGCCTTTAGGGAAATCAACTGGGATGAAGCCGGGAAGCTCATGCGCGCGAGAATACTTGTTGACGGAAGGCACGTAGTCGAAAGGCCACCGAGGGGCTTTCTCTTCAAGGGCATTGGGAGGGGCGACCTTTGA
- a CDS encoding DUF354 domain-containing protein has translation MKVWVDITNAPHVHFFKGVIRELEKAGHEVLITTREFDGLTGILDMFGFDYYVVGKHGGSTLEGKLLASAERVYKLSRLIIEEKPDMAIYKHSVEAPRVAFGLGIPSIGFVDNETAVAQNKLFLPLTRLVLYPKAIDAYDLIRCGADPNGMKAVNGFSELAHLHGFKPERKVLRELGLKRNGYVVMRTEPIKANYFNGPEKSVLEDVIPLLPEIPIVLFPRTEEQRERFERFDNVIMPEKPVDSLSLLYYARLMIGAGGTMNREAIALGTPTISTYPGRLLAVTKWLVEMGVEFHSTDPYEVAQIAERLIENQKGFRAYIRGVISGLENPMETILKEIETYETEGTFEVSPETGNLGGYVSLYERRN, from the coding sequence ATGAAGGTATGGGTTGACATAACGAACGCTCCTCACGTTCACTTCTTCAAGGGTGTAATAAGGGAACTCGAAAAGGCCGGTCACGAGGTTCTCATAACCACGAGAGAGTTCGACGGCCTGACGGGCATCCTCGACATGTTCGGCTTTGACTACTACGTCGTTGGTAAACACGGCGGTTCAACCCTTGAGGGCAAACTCCTGGCGAGCGCTGAGAGGGTCTACAAGCTCTCCCGGCTTATAATCGAGGAAAAGCCCGACATGGCCATCTACAAACACTCCGTCGAGGCCCCGAGGGTGGCCTTCGGCCTCGGAATACCGAGCATAGGCTTCGTCGACAACGAGACGGCCGTTGCCCAGAACAAGCTCTTCCTACCGCTCACCAGGCTTGTTCTCTATCCAAAAGCGATAGACGCCTACGACCTGATTAGGTGCGGGGCAGACCCAAACGGCATGAAAGCCGTCAACGGCTTCTCCGAGCTGGCCCACCTCCACGGCTTCAAACCCGAGCGGAAAGTCCTGAGGGAACTCGGGTTGAAGAGGAACGGCTACGTAGTTATGCGCACCGAGCCGATAAAGGCCAACTACTTCAACGGGCCCGAGAAAAGCGTCCTTGAGGACGTAATACCCCTCTTACCAGAGATTCCCATCGTGCTCTTCCCAAGGACGGAGGAGCAGAGGGAGCGCTTTGAGCGTTTTGACAACGTGATAATGCCCGAGAAGCCCGTTGACAGCCTCAGCCTGCTCTACTACGCGAGGCTCATGATCGGGGCGGGTGGGACGATGAACAGGGAGGCGATAGCCCTCGGGACGCCGACGATATCAACGTACCCCGGAAGGTTGCTCGCGGTTACCAAGTGGCTCGTCGAGATGGGCGTTGAGTTCCATTCCACTGATCCCTACGAGGTCGCCCAAATCGCGGAGAGGCTTATTGAGAACCAGAAGGGCTTCCGCGCCTACATCAGGGGAGTCATTTCCGGCCTTGAAAACCCGATGGAAACAATACTCAAGGAGATAGAGACCTACGAGACTGAAGGAACGTTTGAGGTCTCACCCGAGACCGGCAACCTTGGGGGTTACGTAAGCCTCTACGAACGCCGCAATTAG
- a CDS encoding lipoate protein ligase C-terminal domain-containing protein, whose translation MKHHLGEHKAKKGLIRIEFDEENGVVEHVRITGDFFVHPEEAIHELEETLEGHRIEELEHLMDEFFAMRLDVEMPFVNIEDFKIALKKAIKGE comes from the coding sequence ATGAAGCACCATCTAGGGGAGCACAAGGCCAAGAAGGGCCTCATAAGGATTGAGTTCGATGAGGAAAACGGTGTTGTCGAGCATGTCAGAATAACCGGGGACTTTTTCGTTCACCCTGAGGAGGCCATCCACGAACTTGAGGAAACCCTTGAAGGCCACAGAATTGAAGAGCTCGAACACCTGATGGACGAGTTCTTCGCGATGAGGCTCGATGTGGAGATGCCCTTTGTAAACATTGAGGACTTCAAAATAGCCCTCAAAAAGGCCATTAAGGGTGAATGA